From the genome of Faecalibacterium prausnitzii:
CATCAGCAGGTCGAGCACATCTTCCGGAATATTGCTCAGGTAATAAACGCAGTAGCCGTGGGCTTTCAGCTTCTGCACCAGCTCCTGCATCCGGCGGCGGGGGCGCAGGATGTGCATCCAGTCATCCAGAACGCCCTGCACCTCAAAGGCGCAGCCCTGTTCTCTGGCTTTGGCCAGCATCCGCTGGTTGGCCTCGAACCGGGTGATGAGCCCGGCGTCCAGCAGCTTCCACTCTTCGCTGTCAAAGGTCAGTGCACTGACCTGCTCCTCCACATCGGCGTTGCAGAAACGGTCCACCAGATACTCCTTGGGGTCAAAATCGACCATGACGCCGCCGAAATCAAACACGATATTTTTATACATCGACACATACCTCGATCTGAATGGGTGAGTTTTCCAATTGGTCGCTGCACTCAGTATAACACAAGGGACCGGTCTGCATCAAGCGCCGCTCTGCCGCATACAGTAAAAGAGAACATACAGCGGGGAGGGGAGCCGATGACATTCCGGGAGCTTTGCGCCAAAGAGGTCGTGCAGCTGTCCAATGGGGCCTGCCTGGGCAGGGCCGATGATCTGGAACTTGACCCGCAGACCGCGCAGGTCCGGAGCCTGCTTTTGCTGGGCAGGCCGCATCTGTTCGGGCTGCTGGGGCGGGACGAGACGCTGACCATCCCCTGGGAGGAGATCGACAAGATCGGGCTGGATGCCGTTCTGGTGCGCACAGAACTGCCTTTGCCGGAGCAAAAAAGTGCTTCGTTCTGGCAAAAGCTGCGCCGCTGGCTGGATGGATGAAAGTTTTTCATCTGTTTTTCCGGAATTAGGGTTTGATTTTACAGAAAACAGGATTATAATAGGGAACCGTGGGCCATGATTTGTGCTCGCAAACTCAAAGATCATCGCCCCATTGGGGCGCTCAGGAAGTGAAAGGAACGGTTCTTGTATGAATAAACGCGCATCCCGCACTCCGGCCAGGCTCCATGCGCTGCGGCTGGCTTTCCCGCCGGTCGTCACGCTGGTGCTTGTGGTGCTCACGGAGTGGATCGCCCGCGGCAGTCTGACCGTGGACACTCTGACCCAATACATTTTTCCCCACGCTGAAGCCTATCTTCTGGCATGGGCGCTGCTTTTCCTCATCTGGCTGATGGTGGACTGGCTGACTCGGTTCGCGCCGCTGGCCACCCTGATCGCGGCCATTCTCGGCTGTGTCCCGGCGGCGGTGGATTTCTACACGCTGCAGCTGCGCGGTG
Proteins encoded in this window:
- a CDS encoding HAD family hydrolase, translated to MYKNIVFDFGGVMVDFDPKEYLVDRFCNADVEEQVSALTFDSEEWKLLDAGLITRFEANQRMLAKAREQGCAFEVQGVLDDWMHILRPRRRMQELVQKLKAHGYCVYYLSNIPEDVLDLLMNRDMKGLFDGGVASCEVHINKPDPRIYKALLEKYHLKAQESVFIDDRLDNVQAAFRLGFAGIQMKESVGTLVRSLATCGVALR
- a CDS encoding PRC-barrel domain-containing protein → MTFRELCAKEVVQLSNGACLGRADDLELDPQTAQVRSLLLLGRPHLFGLLGRDETLTIPWEEIDKIGLDAVLVRTELPLPEQKSASFWQKLRRWLDG